A region from the Canis lupus dingo isolate Sandy chromosome X, ASM325472v2, whole genome shotgun sequence genome encodes:
- the LOC112673117 gene encoding small EDRK-rich factor 1-like, whose protein sequence is MTHGNQCELACQKNMKKQSDLVKGKRRDDGLSAAPRKQSAPSSLPPGTRRSCSRSRKRQTRRRRNPSSFVALCPTLLPFACVPGASPTTLAFSPAVLTGSSTDGIPFALSLQRVPFVLPSP, encoded by the coding sequence ATGACCCACGGTAACCAGTGCGAGCTCGCCTgccagaagaatatgaaaaagcaaaGCGACTTGGTTAAGGGAAAGCGCCGAGATGATGGGCTTTCTGCTGCCCCCCGCAAGCAGAGTGCCCCATCATCTCTACCCCCAGGGACTCGGAGATCATGCAGCAGAAGCAGAAAAAGGCAAACGAGAAGAAGGAGGAACCCAAGTTCGTTTGTGGCTTTGTGTCCAACCCTCTTGCCCTTTGCCTGTGTGCCTGGAGCCAGTCCCACCACACTCGCGTTTTCTCCTGCAGTGCTCACAGGTTCCAGCACCGATGGCATTCCCTTTGCCCTGAGTCTGCAGCGGGTCCCTTTTGTGCTTCCTTCCCCTTAG
- the PLP2 gene encoding proteolipid protein 2, with translation MADSERLSAPGCWAACTNFSRTRKGILLFAEIILCLVILICFSASTPGYSSLSVVEMILAAIFFVIYMCDLHTKIQIINWPWSDFFRTLIAAILYLITSIVVLVEGGNHSKIIAGVLGLIATSLFGYDAYITFPLRQQRHTAAPTDPADGPV, from the exons ATGGCGGATTCCGAGCGCCTCTCGGCCCCCGGCTGCTGGGCCGCCTGCACCAACTTTTCGCGCACCCGAAAGGGAATTCTCCTGTTTGCCGAGATT ATACTGTGcctggtgattctgatctgcTTCAGTGCCTCCACACCAGGATACTCCTCCCTGTCAGTGGTGGAGATGATCCTTGCTGCTATCTTCTTTGTCATCTACATGTGTGACCTGCACACCAAGATACAGATCATCAACTGGCCTTGGAGT GATTTCTTCCGAACCCTCATAGCAGCCATCCTCTACCTGATCACCTCCATCGTTGTCCTTGTTGAAGGAGGAAACCACTCCAAAATCATCGCGGGG GTACTGGGCCTAATCGCTACAAGCCTCTTTGGCTATGATGCTTATATCACCTTCCCCTTGCGGCAGCAAAGACATACAGCAGCCCCTACTG ATCCTGCAGATGGCCCGGTGTAG
- the PRICKLE3 gene encoding prickle planar cell polarity protein 3 isoform X5: MNSGSGGRKAGLAGGAWKTLLPQAQYCTALEEEEKKELRSFSQQRKRENLGRGTVRIFPVTITGAICEECGKQIGGGDIAVFASRAGLGACWHPQCFVCCTCRELLVDLIYFYHAGKVYCGRHHAERLRPRCQACDEIIFSPECTEAEGRHWHMGHFCCFECEASLGGQRYVMRQSRPHCCACYEARHAEYCDGCGEHIGLDQGQMAYEGQHWHATDRCFCCSRCGRALLGRPFLPRRGLIFCSRACSLGSEPTSSGTSGTGRQSWSAGTVSAPLAASSASFSAAEEETAETATKGTSTEPGPVAGPEEPAHFLRGAPHRHSMPELGLRGPPEPPPGLPSQPDPPLEDGAFGRQSTPRVSFRDPLVSEGGPRRTLSAPPAQRRRPRSPPPRAPTHRRRSSRRRHHHHHRRHSGRHRHHQCDLGSGSDSGSCSSSPSSPSSESSEEDGFFLGERIPLPPHLCRLRPAQDNATGTPKSPSPQLPRSWRPGMPRQTRDKNCIVA, encoded by the exons ATGAAttctgggagtggggggaggaaggcaggcctgGCGGGAGGAGCCTGGAAGACCCTCCTACCCCAGGCACAGTACTGCACAGCgctggaagaggaggagaagaaagagctcAGATCCTTCAGCCAGCAGCGGAAGCGGGAAAATCTGGGCCGTGGCACGGTGCGCATCTTCCCCGTGACCATCACCGGAGCCATCTGTGAGGAG TGCGGGAAACAAATTGGAGGTGGGGACATCGCGGTGTTTGCCAGTCGAGCGGGCCTGGGTGCCTGCTGGCACCCGCAGTGCTTTGTGTGCTGCACATGCCGCGAGCTGCTGGTGGACCTCATCTACTTCTATCATGCTGGCAAAGTCTACTGTGGCCGCCACCACGCCGAACGCCTGCGCCCACGCTGCCAAGCCTGTGACGAG atCATCTTCTCCCCTGAGTGCACGGAGGCTGAGGGCCGGCACTGGCACATGGGCCACTTCTGCTGCTTTGAGTGTGAAGCATCGCTAGGAGGCCAGCGTTACGTTATGCGTCAGAGCCGCCCCCACTGCTGTGCCTGCTATGAGGCCCGCCACGCAGAGTACTGTGATGGCTGTGGGGAACACATTG GCCTGGACCAGGGCCAGATGGCGTATGAGGGCCAGCACTGGCATGCCACCGACCGCTGCTTCTGCTGTAGTCGCTGTGGACGAGCCCTGCTGGGCCGCCCCTTCCTGCCACGCCGCGGTCTCATCTTCTGCTCcagagcctgcagcctggggtccgAGCCCACGAGTTCGGGGACTTCGGGGACCGGCCGCCAGAGCTGGAGTGCGGGCACAGTCTCTGCACCTCTCGCAGCCTCCTCGGCCTCTTTCTCGGCTGCAGAGGAGGAGACGGCAGAGACCGCCACCAAAGGAACTAGCACGGAGCCAGGGCCTG TTGCGGGCCCTGAGGAGCCTGCCCACTTTCTCAGGGGAGCCCCCCACCGCCACTCCATGCCAGAGCTGGGTCTCCGCGGCCCCCCCGAGCCACCCCCAGGACTCCCCAGCCAGCCTGACCCACCCCTGGAAGATGGTGCCTTTGGTCGCCAGAGCACCCCCCGCGTCAGCTTCCGTGACCCTCTGGTATCCGAGGGAGGCCCGCGGCGAACCCTGAGTGCACCCCCAGCCCAGCGTCGCAGGCCACGCAGTCCCCCACCTAGGGCCCCCACCCATCGCCGCcgcagcagccgccgccgccaccaccaccatcaccgccGCCACTCTGGCAGACATCGCCACCACCAGTGTGACTTGGGATCGGGGTCGGACTCAGGATCTTGCTCCAGCTCGCCTTCTAGCCCCAGTTCTGAGTCCTCAGAGGAGGATGGCTTCTTCCTAGGAGAGCGCATCCCGCTGCCCCCACATCTGTGCAGGCTCAGGCCTGCTCAGGACAATGCAACTGGAACCCCCAAATCCCCATCTCCACAGCTCCCCAGGAGCTGGCGCCCAGGGATGCCTCGCCAGACCAGAGACAAGAACTGCATTGTGGCTTGA